From Thermodesulfobacteriota bacterium:
GGCGCCATATCCTTTTCGAGGACATCCATTTTAAGCTCGCCTATGTATCTTTTTATTATATTCCCTTTTGAATCAACAAGAAAACTCACGGGGATGTAGTAGATACCCCCGTAATCCTTACATACCGCATTAGTGCCTATCAGAACAGGGTAGGTAATGCCGGCTCTTTTGATAAATTCGGCCAGGATTTTCTTGCCGGCAGATGTGGTGGCATCGTCAAGCGAGATACTGATAATTTCAAATCCCTTACCCTTATATTTTTTGTGTATAGCAATGAAACCGGGTATCTCGGCCCG
This genomic window contains:
- a CDS encoding TlpA disulfide reductase family protein encodes the protein MTDNASHYLRHSIRWSVALAFILLVFAGLYTAHDSEAKPIKAADFSLKDLDGRMVSLSHFKGKVVLVNFWATGCPACRAEIPGFIAIHKKYKGKGFEIISISLDDATTSAGKKILAEFIKRAGITYPVLIGTNAVCKDYGGIYYIPVSFLVDSKGNIIKRYIGELKMDVLEKDMAPLLKR